The following coding sequences are from one Paenibacillus sp. FSL R5-0912 window:
- a CDS encoding DNA primase — protein sequence MSITIIVEGKNDRSRLRRLLAPEVDILCTFGTLNTLKLESLRRTVGDGEVYLYLDNDSSGKKIRGVLRDAFPDAVHMYTRRGYAGVEGTPDEYSITQLEKAGLEEYILYPQPFSNS from the coding sequence ATGTCCATCACCATTATTGTCGAAGGCAAGAATGACCGCAGCCGGCTGAGACGGCTGCTCGCGCCGGAGGTCGACATTCTGTGCACTTTCGGCACCTTGAACACACTCAAGCTTGAATCCCTGCGCCGCACCGTCGGTGATGGAGAAGTATACCTGTATCTGGACAATGACAGCTCCGGCAAAAAAATCCGCGGCGTTCTGCGAGACGCCTTTCCCGATGCGGTGCATATGTATACCCGGCGGGGTTACGCCGGTGTCGAAGGCACTCCTGACGAATACAGTATCACACAGCTCGAAAAAGCCGGCCTTGAGGAATATATTCTCTATCCGCAGCCGTTCAGTAACAGCTAG
- the cyoE gene encoding heme o synthase yields MDNQLRYQASSDSASMSAKSPPEGASWRDFITVTKPGIIRSNLIAAFAGYWVASGWDVQYGRLILTLLGTMLVMASACVFNNYFDRDLDMKMERTRERGLPTGRLKPQTVLLYGIGLGIAGLAVLFAFCGVLAGLFGIVGMFVYVVVYTLWLKRTSTWSTSVGAISGAMPPVIGYVAVTGTVDLGAWLLFAMLFLWQPPHFWALGIRRKEEYRAAGFPLLPVVKGTRRTKFQMIPYVALLLPIPVLMYMYDYAGIFYLIVSSALSLAWLYLTLIGFKAKDDDAWAKKNFFFSINYLTISLIVLVLNTVHG; encoded by the coding sequence GTGGACAATCAATTGAGATATCAAGCTTCTTCCGATTCCGCATCAATGTCTGCCAAGTCTCCACCGGAAGGTGCAAGCTGGCGCGACTTCATTACGGTGACGAAACCCGGTATTATCCGTTCCAATCTGATCGCTGCTTTTGCAGGCTACTGGGTGGCTTCAGGCTGGGATGTACAGTATGGACGATTAATCCTTACCCTGCTTGGCACAATGCTGGTTATGGCCTCTGCCTGTGTTTTCAATAATTATTTCGACCGGGATCTGGATATGAAGATGGAAAGAACCCGTGAGCGGGGCTTGCCTACAGGTAGGCTGAAGCCTCAGACAGTGCTGCTGTACGGCATTGGGCTGGGTATTGCCGGCCTGGCTGTGCTGTTTGCTTTCTGCGGAGTACTGGCCGGACTGTTTGGCATCGTCGGGATGTTCGTATATGTTGTAGTGTATACCCTTTGGCTCAAAAGAACATCTACCTGGAGCACTTCCGTGGGAGCCATTTCCGGTGCCATGCCGCCTGTAATCGGTTATGTTGCTGTTACCGGAACCGTAGACCTTGGTGCCTGGCTGCTGTTCGCCATGCTCTTCCTGTGGCAGCCGCCCCACTTCTGGGCACTTGGTATCCGCCGCAAAGAGGAATACAGGGCGGCAGGGTTCCCCCTGCTTCCAGTGGTCAAAGGGACACGCCGTACCAAGTTCCAGATGATCCCTTATGTGGCACTGCTGCTGCCCATTCCTGTACTGATGTACATGTATGACTATGCAGGGATATTTTATCTCATTGTGTCGTCAGCTTTGTCGCTGGCCTGGCTCTATTTAACCTTAATCGGATTTAAGGCGAAGGATGATGATGCCTGGGCCAAGAAAAATTTCTTCTTCTCCATTAACTATCTGACCATAAGTCTGATTGTGCTTGTATTGAATACGGTCCACGGTTAA
- a CDS encoding MFS transporter: MKTALWLYLFLFLAFFDLHAQYPILTPFAMSLGAGPAFIGWMMGMYSLTHLPGNLLAGVLVDRNGSRRYIVFALTAAGLILLLQAHAQLPWHLLLLRAASGFALAFLSPACMTLLASLSSDPATQGKYMSGHGIIHTLASVVSPAAGAFIVLKAGYSGTFSTLGWLLILTGVMAYFSVPKHSPALASHAHAVPLPQEKAAIPLTADIPVSKRYYLLPFFVSCSQGVLFFELPLSQGRDGMISTGILLSLLSLGALLTLSLFFLNRLAPGIRIAAALLGMAICFFSLAAFRSIPAGIILFILGAAKGVLFPAMASLFISLGGAGRMGRTFSLQSIAMSLGAFAGPVAAGQLRDYVSPYFIAFVLLMTALLLLPPGRSGSPAAYSPGLNSHAA, encoded by the coding sequence GTGAAAACCGCACTGTGGCTGTATCTGTTTCTATTTCTGGCATTCTTTGATTTGCACGCCCAGTATCCCATTCTGACGCCGTTTGCCATGTCTTTGGGAGCAGGCCCTGCCTTCATAGGCTGGATGATGGGAATGTATTCGCTGACCCACCTCCCCGGCAACCTGCTGGCCGGTGTACTGGTTGACCGCAACGGCAGCCGCCGTTACATCGTCTTTGCTCTTACAGCAGCCGGGCTAATTCTGCTGCTGCAGGCCCATGCCCAGCTGCCCTGGCATCTGCTGCTGCTGCGCGCAGCAAGCGGCTTCGCGCTGGCCTTCCTCTCGCCTGCCTGCATGACCCTGCTGGCCTCTCTCTCCTCTGACCCGGCTACCCAGGGCAAGTACATGTCAGGCCATGGGATCATCCACACGCTGGCTTCTGTGGTCTCACCGGCGGCCGGTGCATTCATTGTTCTCAAGGCCGGCTATTCCGGCACCTTCAGTACCCTGGGCTGGCTGCTGATCTTAACAGGCGTGATGGCTTACTTCAGCGTGCCGAAGCATTCTCCTGCGCTGGCTTCACACGCACACGCTGTGCCGCTGCCGCAGGAGAAAGCGGCGATTCCACTGACAGCTGACATTCCAGTCTCTAAGCGCTACTATCTGCTGCCTTTTTTCGTATCCTGTTCCCAAGGGGTACTCTTCTTTGAACTTCCGCTGTCTCAAGGAAGAGACGGAATGATTTCAACCGGAATTCTACTGTCGCTGCTCAGCCTGGGGGCACTCCTGACCCTCAGCCTGTTCTTCCTGAACCGGCTGGCCCCTGGCATCCGCATTGCTGCTGCACTGCTGGGAATGGCCATCTGCTTCTTCAGTCTGGCCGCCTTCCGCAGCATACCGGCCGGAATCATTCTATTCATACTTGGCGCAGCCAAAGGTGTGTTATTCCCGGCGATGGCCTCCCTGTTCATCAGTCTGGGCGGTGCAGGCCGGATGGGACGTACCTTCTCGCTGCAATCCATCGCCATGTCTCTAGGGGCATTTGCCGGGCCGGTAGCCGCCGGACAGCTGAGGGACTATGTCTCCCCTTACTTCATTGCCTTCGTGCTGCTGATGACAGCCCTTCTGCTGCTTCCTCCCGGAAGATCCGGCAGTCCCGCTGCTTATTCTCCGGGCTTGAACAGCCACGCCGCCTGA
- the trpS gene encoding tryptophan--tRNA ligase: protein MAKKVLSGIQPSGSLTLGNYIGAIKNFVKLQREYECYFMVVDLHAITVAQDPAALRENSESVAALYLAAGIDPAISHVYMQSHVPQHAELGWILTTLTAMGELERMTQFKDKSAGKESVGAGLFVYPSLMAADILVYNADLVPVGEDQKQHLELTRDLAGRFNHRFGDFFTIPEPYIPEVGARIMSLDDGTKKMSKSDPNAGSRIGLLDPPDIIRKKISRATTDSGREVVFDPANKPEISNLMSIYAECSGMSLQQIADKYEGQMYGGFKKDLGEVIVALLEPIQQRYHEIRSSGTLGDILAQGAESARSSAARTLEGVKERMGFLPYR from the coding sequence ATGGCTAAAAAGGTATTATCGGGGATTCAGCCCAGCGGTTCGCTCACACTCGGAAATTACATCGGAGCGATCAAGAATTTCGTCAAGCTTCAAAGGGAATATGAATGTTACTTTATGGTGGTGGATCTGCATGCCATTACGGTTGCCCAAGATCCCGCTGCCCTTCGTGAGAATTCGGAATCGGTAGCTGCATTGTATCTGGCTGCAGGCATTGATCCTGCCATCTCCCATGTCTACATGCAGTCCCACGTGCCTCAGCATGCTGAGCTGGGATGGATTCTGACGACACTGACTGCTATGGGTGAGCTGGAACGGATGACGCAGTTTAAGGATAAATCGGCAGGCAAAGAATCCGTAGGAGCCGGATTATTCGTGTATCCATCGCTGATGGCTGCAGATATCCTGGTCTACAACGCCGATCTGGTACCGGTGGGTGAAGACCAGAAGCAGCATCTGGAGCTGACCCGCGACTTGGCGGGGCGCTTCAATCACCGGTTCGGTGATTTCTTCACTATTCCTGAGCCGTATATTCCTGAAGTCGGAGCGCGGATTATGTCTCTGGATGACGGGACCAAAAAAATGAGCAAAAGCGACCCTAATGCCGGCAGCAGAATCGGTCTGCTGGATCCGCCGGATATCATCCGTAAAAAGATCAGCCGCGCAACCACGGATTCAGGACGCGAAGTGGTATTTGATCCGGCCAATAAGCCTGAGATCAGCAACCTGATGAGTATCTATGCCGAATGCTCGGGAATGAGCCTCCAGCAGATAGCGGACAAGTATGAAGGGCAAATGTACGGCGGCTTCAAAAAAGATCTTGGCGAAGTAATCGTTGCCCTGCTTGAACCCATCCAGCAGAGATACCATGAGATCCGCAGCTCAGGCACACTGGGCGATATTCTGGCTCAAGGTGCCGAAAGCGCGCGCAGCAGTGCTGCCCGGACACTGGAAGGCGTGAAGGAACGGATGGGCTTCCTGCCTTACCGTTAA
- a CDS encoding metal-dependent hydrolase: MDTATHFVMGLGLAGLSFVDPSVASNGTLAGAVMVATVLASQAPDADTALRLKDNAVYIRNHRGITHSLPFLLLWPALITVVIGPVFGLTDLHALSHIALWSFIGVAIHVFSDLFNTYGTQAARPFTEKWIAWNIIHIFDPFIFGSHAAAIILWISGIVPPAPLFITLYASIVLYYIWRTLVHARITRNIKNKDVHHNAGDRYYVIPTISPTRWNVVKAKPDGSYNVGLLNNGKLEWFRHAVCSTHPAVEHSKSHPDIQAFLYFTSYAVAEVEELPSGYIVRWGDVRYLHRKQFPFVAVLVMDNQYHPLNTYVGWLSSEKLDERFAIDPGTVKT; encoded by the coding sequence ATGGATACCGCTACACATTTTGTTATGGGACTGGGACTCGCCGGTCTGTCGTTCGTTGATCCTTCTGTCGCCTCGAATGGGACACTTGCCGGTGCCGTGATGGTTGCTACTGTACTCGCTTCTCAGGCACCGGATGCCGATACTGCGCTGCGGCTGAAGGACAACGCGGTTTATATCCGCAATCACAGGGGAATCACCCATTCCCTGCCCTTTTTACTGTTATGGCCGGCTCTGATCACAGTGGTCATAGGTCCGGTCTTCGGATTAACGGATCTCCATGCCTTAAGCCATATTGCGCTTTGGAGCTTCATCGGCGTTGCCATCCATGTGTTCTCGGATCTGTTCAACACTTATGGGACCCAGGCGGCACGCCCGTTCACCGAGAAATGGATTGCCTGGAATATTATCCACATCTTCGACCCGTTCATCTTCGGCAGCCATGCGGCAGCGATCATTCTCTGGATCAGCGGGATTGTGCCTCCGGCACCCTTGTTCATTACCCTATATGCAAGCATCGTCTTGTATTACATCTGGCGGACGCTCGTACATGCGCGTATCACACGTAACATCAAGAACAAGGATGTGCACCATAATGCTGGTGACCGGTACTATGTCATCCCTACGATTTCGCCTACACGCTGGAACGTGGTCAAAGCCAAGCCGGATGGCAGCTACAACGTCGGACTGCTGAACAACGGCAAGCTGGAATGGTTCAGGCATGCGGTGTGCTCCACTCACCCCGCTGTGGAACATTCGAAGTCCCATCCGGATATTCAGGCTTTTCTGTACTTTACCTCTTACGCTGTCGCCGAGGTCGAAGAGCTGCCCTCGGGTTATATTGTACGCTGGGGGGATGTTCGTTATTTACACCGTAAGCAATTCCCGTTTGTTGCAGTACTGGTCATGGACAACCAGTATCACCCGCTGAATACTTATGTAGGCTGGCTCAGCAGTGAGAAGCTGGATGAACGCTTCGCCATTGATCCGGGAACAGTTAAGACCTAG
- a CDS encoding SCO family protein: MQTLKRYKWTWLMLLAAVIMAIYLAVNSLSFGDKKLPVVGEVQDFSLENVDGQQVSLADTAGKARLVYFFFTECPDVCPITTYMLSQTQDLLVKDGSFGKDIEFVSISFDPENDTREAIKAFGDKFHADYNGWYFLRGDQEQVRKLAAESFKVLIYGNSKDDFAHANLIGLVDRTNRLRALYDAGDTENVTPEFLAESVKKLARE; this comes from the coding sequence GTGCAGACCTTGAAACGCTATAAATGGACCTGGCTGATGCTGCTTGCAGCGGTAATTATGGCCATCTATCTAGCAGTGAATTCGCTCAGCTTCGGAGACAAGAAGCTGCCGGTCGTCGGGGAGGTACAGGACTTCTCTCTGGAGAATGTGGATGGACAGCAGGTGAGCCTGGCGGATACGGCAGGCAAAGCAAGGCTGGTCTATTTCTTCTTCACCGAATGCCCGGATGTGTGCCCTATTACTACCTACATGCTGTCACAGACGCAGGATCTGCTGGTGAAGGATGGCAGCTTTGGCAAGGATATTGAATTTGTCTCCATTTCCTTTGACCCGGAGAACGACACACGTGAAGCGATCAAGGCATTTGGCGACAAGTTTCATGCCGATTATAACGGCTGGTATTTCCTGCGCGGGGATCAGGAGCAGGTACGTAAGCTGGCGGCTGAATCATTCAAGGTTCTGATCTACGGCAACAGTAAGGATGATTTCGCCCATGCCAACCTTATTGGTCTGGTAGATCGGACCAACCGCCTCAGGGCATTATATGATGCCGGGGATACGGAGAATGTGACTCCGGAGTTTCTGGCTGAATCGGTTAAGAAGCTGGCCCGTGAATAG